One Rosa chinensis cultivar Old Blush chromosome 3, RchiOBHm-V2, whole genome shotgun sequence DNA window includes the following coding sequences:
- the LOC112193795 gene encoding probable disease resistance protein At4g27220 isoform X4: protein MEEDNNRILPLFYYVDPTDVRYQKRSFGDAFTKHENSGRHRSEKVQQWRDSLKKVANFSGWHILNHKSERELLDAIEESVCNKLRPTELEFKLSIGGFEAFAATKQAIDKVMNALKDDEATTIGVYGMGGVGKTAVVKYVGAQAQKSRLFNQVIMAVVSQNPDLIKIQETFAELLGFKLEEKTEIGRSIKLKEKIMRGTGILIILDDIWKRIDFSSIGIPSHNELQRCNSKVLLTTRRLTVCQIMDSHAKIHLNILSKEDSWSLFLKEARKSFDKSSNFYVVASEVARECAGLPVALIAVARALRDEGLDGWKEAARRLKASQPPFPEDEGDVFKCIKLSYDYLKSDDSKSCFLLCCLFPEDYDIPIEYLFKYGIGKGMFQDSNLLQARATTYLVVKALKDSSLLLDARNDRCVKMHDVIRDMAISILLSEGQPVLVKAGCELKNWPPIDAHKAYSAISLMENKICKLPQELVCPNLQILLLQHNASLNDIPNSFFQCQKELGVLDLSGTGISLLPHSISFLTNLQALYLDYCKNIIDISVIGKLNKLEILSMRENTQRELPREIGRLTNLRMLDISSDSIPQSPYGYNRTIPSKVISKLHKLEELYMQCVFWDWGSKIVGDGEETNIGFDELAGLSYLSILKVCISDANCIPKTVDVEPNWVYFDIRISSRHMRDSVNLQSGHNCRTLSLDSTDTTIGTFPDWFVNAAVKNTERLCYEECRGLSNILVEYDRGRLHGLKVLSVRGCCENLKELMNAKTCVSDKPVFENLEELYLKDMDDLKQLCVGELPPGSLCSLKLLKVCKCPNLENVLLPSELLQKLPNLEELFCEASGVEYVFGCEGFEPDQTNLRKMELMDLDVVRSICNGPAPSGMFQALMELVIMYCNFQGSLFTFDVSQCLFQLETLTVFECPVLERVIEARRETLKNKKTILPKLKNLCLIDLPMLYKGGATIDFDCPSLENFYMEDCPHLSFPSSASDYFHSRNQVNGDKPKNCIPLLDIKYVSWVINSSKSGKKATKVCRGTPRHGQTARALAKQANGTEDNARKCKSTSSGCKYSVIQLVE, encoded by the exons ATGGAAGAAGACAACAATAGAATTCTGCCACTTTTTTATTATGTGGATCCTACTGATGTACGATATCAGAAGAGGAGTTTCGGAGATGCTTTCACTAAGCATGAAAACTCTGGGCGACACAGATCAGAGAAGGTGCAGCAGTGGAGAGATTCTTTAAAAAAAGTGGCAAATTTCTCTGGATGGCATATACTGAATCATAA ATCTGAAAGAGAACTTTTGGATGCCATTGAGGAATCTGTGTGCAATAAATTACGACCTACTGAACTTGAGTTTAAATTGTCCATCGGAGGTTTTGAAGCATTTGCAGCAACAAAACAAGCCATTGATAAGGTCATGAATGCTCTAAAAGATGATGAGGCCACTACCATTGGAGTCTACGGAATGGGGGGCGTTGGAAAGACAGCAGTGGTGAAATATGTTGGAGCACAAGCCCAAAAAAGTAGGCTTTTTAATCAAGTGATTATGGCTGTCGTATCCCAAAACCCCGACTTGATAAAAATTCAAGAGACATTTGCAGAACTGCTGGGCTTTAAATTGGAGGAGAAGACAGAAATTGGAAGATCCATTAAATTGAAGGAGAAGATAATGAGAGGAACCGGGATCCTCATAATCTTGGATGACATTTGGAAGAGAATAGACTTTTCAAGCATAGGAATTCCAAGCCACAACGAACTTCAAAGATGCAATTCCAAAGTCCTACTGACCACCAGAAGATTGACTGTTTGTCAGATCATGGATAGCCATGCAAAAATTCATCTCAATATCTTATCAAAAGAAGATTCTTGGAGCTTATTTTTGAAGGAAGCAAGGAAATCTTTTGACAAATCTTCCAATTTCTATGTTGTAGCGAGTGAGGTGGCAAGAGAATGCGCCGGTCTACCAGTTGCCTTGATAGCAGTTGCGAGGGCCCTTCGAGATGAAGGTTTGGACGGATGGAAAGAAGCTGCTCGACGACTGAAAGCATCTCAACCTCCCTTCCCTGAAGATGAGGGAGATGTTTTCAAATGCATAAAGTTGAGTTATGATTACTTGAAATCTGATGATTCCAAATCATGCTTCTTGCTTTGCTGCCTGTTCCCAGAAGATTATGATATCCCAATTGAATACTTGTTCAAGTATGGAATTGGGAAAGGAATGTTTCAAGATTCAAACTTGCTACAGGCCCGAGCCACAACATATTTAGTGGTGAAGGCCCTTAAAGATTCTAGTTTGCTTTTGGACGCTAGAAATGACAGATGTGTAAAGATGCATGATGTCATTCGGGATATGGCAATCTCAATTTTGTTATCTGAAGGACAGCCGGTCTTGGTGAAAGCTGGCTGTGAATTGAAGAATTGGCCACCGATTGATGCACATAAAGCCTACTCTGCAATCTCACTAATGGAGAACAAAATTTGCAAGCTACCCCAAGAGTTGGTATGTCCAAATCTCCAGATTTTATTACTGCAACACAATGCTTCATTAAATGATATCCCAAACTCTTTCTTCCAATGTCAGAAAGAATTAGGAGTCTTAGATCTTAGCGGCACTGGTATTTCATTACTACCGCACTCAATCAGTTTCCTAACCAACCTTCAAGCTTTGTATTTAGATTATTGCAAGAACATAATTGACATTTCTGTAATCGGAAAACTTAACAAGCTTGAGATTCTTAGTATGAGAGAAAATACTCAGAGGGAATTGCCAAGGGAAATAGGACGATTGACCAATCTAAGGATGTTGGATATCAGTAGTGATTCTATACCCCAATCCCCATATGGATATAATCGCACAATTCCATCTAAAGTGATATCAAAGTTGCATAAATTAGAAGAACTGTACATGCAATGTGTATTTTGGGACTGGGGGAGTAAAATTGTTGGAGATGGAGAAGAAACTAATATTGGCTTTGATGAATTGGctggtttatcatatttaaGCATTTTGAAAGTTTGCATATCTGATGCAAATTGCATCCCTAAAACTGTTGATGTCGAACCGAATTGGGTTTACTTTGATATTAGAATTTCCAGCAGACATATGAGGGACAGTGTGAACTTACAATCTGGTCATAATTGTAGAACCTTAAGTCTTGATAGCACTGACACAACCATAGGAACCTTTCCGGACTGGTTTGTCAACGCTGCGGTAAAGAATACTGAGAGGCTATGTTATGAAGAATGCCGAGGGTTAAGTAACATTCTTGTTGAATATGACCGTGGTAGGTTACATGGACTGAAAGTTCTCTCTGTAAGAGGTTGCTGTGAGAACTTGAAAGAGTTGATGAACGCAAAAACATGCGTTTCTGATAAGCCTGTGTTTGAGAACTTGGAAGAGTTGTATTTGAAAGACATGGATGACCTGAAACAGTTATGTGTTGGTGAGTTACCACCTGGATCTCTCTGCAGTCTCAAATTATTGAAGGTCTGTAAGTGTCCTAACTTGGAGAATGTGCTGTTGCCATCAGAATTGTTGCAGAAACTACCAAATCTGGAAGAACTATTCTGTGAGGCAAGTGGAGTGGAATATGTGTTTGGATGTGAAGGATTTGAGCCGGATCAAACAAATCTGAGAAAGATGGAGTTGATGGATCTAGACGTAGTAAGAAGCATATGTAATGGTCCTGCTCCAAGTGGAATGTTCCAAGCTCTGATGGAATTGGTCATTATGTATTGCAATTTCCAGGGAAGCCTGTTCACATTTGATGTCTCTCAGTGTCTTTTTCAATTGGAAACCCTTACTGTATTCGAATGCCCTGTCTTGGAAAGAGTAATCGAAGCAAGGAGGGAAACattgaagaacaagaagacCATTCTTCCAAAACTGAAGAACTTATGTTTGATAGATCTTCCAATGTTGTACAAGGGAGGTGCTACTATTGATTTTGACTGTCCTTCAttggaaaacttttatatggAGGATTGCCCTCACTTGTCATTTCCGTCCTCTGCTTCTGACTACTTCCACAGCAGGAACCAAGTCAATGGTGATAAGCCTAAAAACTGTATCCCACTCCTCGATATAAAGTATGTCAGCTGGGTCATAAAC TCTTCGAAAAGTGGAAAGAAGGCAACGAAAGTATGCCGCGGAACTCCTCGACATGGACAGACTGCTAGAGCACTTGCAAAACAGGCAAACGGAACTGAGGATAATGCTAGAAAATGTAAGTCTACTTCTTCTGGATGCAAGTATAGTGTTATACAGCTTGTTGAGTAA
- the LOC112193795 gene encoding probable disease resistance protein At4g27220 isoform X3, translated as MEEDNNRILPLFYYVDPTDVRYQKRSFGDAFTKHENSGRHRSEKVQQWRDSLKKVANFSGWHILNHKSERELLDAIEESVCNKLRPTELEFKLSIGGFEAFAATKQAIDKVMNALKDDEATTIGVYGMGGVGKTAVVKYVGAQAQKSRLFNQVIMAVVSQNPDLIKIQETFAELLGFKLEEKTEIGRSIKLKEKIMRGTGILIILDDIWKRIDFSSIGIPSHNELQRCNSKVLLTTRRLTVCQIMDSHAKIHLNILSKEDSWSLFLKEARKSFDKSSNFYVVASEVARECAGLPVALIAVARALRDEGLDGWKEAARRLKASQPPFPEDEGDVFKCIKLSYDYLKSDDSKSCFLLCCLFPEDYDIPIEYLFKYGIGKGMFQDSNLLQARATTYLVVKALKDSSLLLDARNDRCVKMHDVIRDMAISILLSEGQPVLVKAGCELKNWPPIDAHKAYSAISLMENKICKLPQELVCPNLQILLLQHNASLNDIPNSFFQCQKELGVLDLSGTGISLLPHSISFLTNLQALYLDYCKNIIDISVIGKLNKLEILSMRENTQRELPREIGRLTNLRMLDISSDSIPQSPYGYNRTIPSKVISKLHKLEELYMQCVFWDWGSKIVGDGEETNIGFDELAGLSYLSILKVCISDANCIPKTVDVEPNWVYFDIRISSRHMRDSVNLQSGHNCRTLSLDSTDTTIGTFPDWFVNAAVKNTERLCYEECRGLSNILVEYDRGRLHGLKVLSVRGCCENLKELMNAKTCVSDKPVFENLEELYLKDMDDLKQLCVGELPPGSLCSLKLLKVCKCPNLENVLLPSELLQKLPNLEELFCEASGVEYVFGCEGFEPDQTNLRKMELMDLDVVRSICNGPAPSGMFQALMELVIMYCNFQGSLFTFDVSQCLFQLETLTVFECPVLERVIEARRETLKNKKTILPKLKNLCLIDLPMLYKGGATIDFDCPSLENFYMEDCPHLSFPSSASDYFHSRNQVNGDKPKNCIPLLDINLRKVERRQRKYAAELLDMDRLLEHLQNRQTELRIMLENVSLLLLDASIVLYSLLSKQDSPGVEEVE; from the exons ATGGAAGAAGACAACAATAGAATTCTGCCACTTTTTTATTATGTGGATCCTACTGATGTACGATATCAGAAGAGGAGTTTCGGAGATGCTTTCACTAAGCATGAAAACTCTGGGCGACACAGATCAGAGAAGGTGCAGCAGTGGAGAGATTCTTTAAAAAAAGTGGCAAATTTCTCTGGATGGCATATACTGAATCATAA ATCTGAAAGAGAACTTTTGGATGCCATTGAGGAATCTGTGTGCAATAAATTACGACCTACTGAACTTGAGTTTAAATTGTCCATCGGAGGTTTTGAAGCATTTGCAGCAACAAAACAAGCCATTGATAAGGTCATGAATGCTCTAAAAGATGATGAGGCCACTACCATTGGAGTCTACGGAATGGGGGGCGTTGGAAAGACAGCAGTGGTGAAATATGTTGGAGCACAAGCCCAAAAAAGTAGGCTTTTTAATCAAGTGATTATGGCTGTCGTATCCCAAAACCCCGACTTGATAAAAATTCAAGAGACATTTGCAGAACTGCTGGGCTTTAAATTGGAGGAGAAGACAGAAATTGGAAGATCCATTAAATTGAAGGAGAAGATAATGAGAGGAACCGGGATCCTCATAATCTTGGATGACATTTGGAAGAGAATAGACTTTTCAAGCATAGGAATTCCAAGCCACAACGAACTTCAAAGATGCAATTCCAAAGTCCTACTGACCACCAGAAGATTGACTGTTTGTCAGATCATGGATAGCCATGCAAAAATTCATCTCAATATCTTATCAAAAGAAGATTCTTGGAGCTTATTTTTGAAGGAAGCAAGGAAATCTTTTGACAAATCTTCCAATTTCTATGTTGTAGCGAGTGAGGTGGCAAGAGAATGCGCCGGTCTACCAGTTGCCTTGATAGCAGTTGCGAGGGCCCTTCGAGATGAAGGTTTGGACGGATGGAAAGAAGCTGCTCGACGACTGAAAGCATCTCAACCTCCCTTCCCTGAAGATGAGGGAGATGTTTTCAAATGCATAAAGTTGAGTTATGATTACTTGAAATCTGATGATTCCAAATCATGCTTCTTGCTTTGCTGCCTGTTCCCAGAAGATTATGATATCCCAATTGAATACTTGTTCAAGTATGGAATTGGGAAAGGAATGTTTCAAGATTCAAACTTGCTACAGGCCCGAGCCACAACATATTTAGTGGTGAAGGCCCTTAAAGATTCTAGTTTGCTTTTGGACGCTAGAAATGACAGATGTGTAAAGATGCATGATGTCATTCGGGATATGGCAATCTCAATTTTGTTATCTGAAGGACAGCCGGTCTTGGTGAAAGCTGGCTGTGAATTGAAGAATTGGCCACCGATTGATGCACATAAAGCCTACTCTGCAATCTCACTAATGGAGAACAAAATTTGCAAGCTACCCCAAGAGTTGGTATGTCCAAATCTCCAGATTTTATTACTGCAACACAATGCTTCATTAAATGATATCCCAAACTCTTTCTTCCAATGTCAGAAAGAATTAGGAGTCTTAGATCTTAGCGGCACTGGTATTTCATTACTACCGCACTCAATCAGTTTCCTAACCAACCTTCAAGCTTTGTATTTAGATTATTGCAAGAACATAATTGACATTTCTGTAATCGGAAAACTTAACAAGCTTGAGATTCTTAGTATGAGAGAAAATACTCAGAGGGAATTGCCAAGGGAAATAGGACGATTGACCAATCTAAGGATGTTGGATATCAGTAGTGATTCTATACCCCAATCCCCATATGGATATAATCGCACAATTCCATCTAAAGTGATATCAAAGTTGCATAAATTAGAAGAACTGTACATGCAATGTGTATTTTGGGACTGGGGGAGTAAAATTGTTGGAGATGGAGAAGAAACTAATATTGGCTTTGATGAATTGGctggtttatcatatttaaGCATTTTGAAAGTTTGCATATCTGATGCAAATTGCATCCCTAAAACTGTTGATGTCGAACCGAATTGGGTTTACTTTGATATTAGAATTTCCAGCAGACATATGAGGGACAGTGTGAACTTACAATCTGGTCATAATTGTAGAACCTTAAGTCTTGATAGCACTGACACAACCATAGGAACCTTTCCGGACTGGTTTGTCAACGCTGCGGTAAAGAATACTGAGAGGCTATGTTATGAAGAATGCCGAGGGTTAAGTAACATTCTTGTTGAATATGACCGTGGTAGGTTACATGGACTGAAAGTTCTCTCTGTAAGAGGTTGCTGTGAGAACTTGAAAGAGTTGATGAACGCAAAAACATGCGTTTCTGATAAGCCTGTGTTTGAGAACTTGGAAGAGTTGTATTTGAAAGACATGGATGACCTGAAACAGTTATGTGTTGGTGAGTTACCACCTGGATCTCTCTGCAGTCTCAAATTATTGAAGGTCTGTAAGTGTCCTAACTTGGAGAATGTGCTGTTGCCATCAGAATTGTTGCAGAAACTACCAAATCTGGAAGAACTATTCTGTGAGGCAAGTGGAGTGGAATATGTGTTTGGATGTGAAGGATTTGAGCCGGATCAAACAAATCTGAGAAAGATGGAGTTGATGGATCTAGACGTAGTAAGAAGCATATGTAATGGTCCTGCTCCAAGTGGAATGTTCCAAGCTCTGATGGAATTGGTCATTATGTATTGCAATTTCCAGGGAAGCCTGTTCACATTTGATGTCTCTCAGTGTCTTTTTCAATTGGAAACCCTTACTGTATTCGAATGCCCTGTCTTGGAAAGAGTAATCGAAGCAAGGAGGGAAACattgaagaacaagaagacCATTCTTCCAAAACTGAAGAACTTATGTTTGATAGATCTTCCAATGTTGTACAAGGGAGGTGCTACTATTGATTTTGACTGTCCTTCAttggaaaacttttatatggAGGATTGCCCTCACTTGTCATTTCCGTCCTCTGCTTCTGACTACTTCCACAGCAGGAACCAAGTCAATGGTGATAAGCCTAAAAACTGTATCCCACTCCTCGATATAAA TCTTCGAAAAGTGGAAAGAAGGCAACGAAAGTATGCCGCGGAACTCCTCGACATGGACAGACTGCTAGAGCACTTGCAAAACAGGCAAACGGAACTGAGGATAATGCTAGAAAATGTAAGTCTACTTCTTCTGGATGCAAGTATAGTGTTATACAGCTTGTTGAGTAAG CAAGACAGCCCGGGGGTGGAAGAGGTAGAGTGA
- the LOC112193795 gene encoding probable disease resistance protein At4g27220 isoform X5, which translates to MEEDNNRILPLFYYVDPTDVRYQKRSFGDAFTKHENSGRHRSEKVQQWRDSLKKVANFSGWHILNHKSERELLDAIEESVCNKLRPTELEFKLSIGGFEAFAATKQAIDKVMNALKDDEATTIGVYGMGGVGKTAVVKYVGAQAQKSRLFNQVIMAVVSQNPDLIKIQETFAELLGFKLEEKTEIGRSIKLKEKIMRGTGILIILDDIWKRIDFSSIGIPSHNELQRCNSKVLLTTRRLTVCQIMDSHAKIHLNILSKEDSWSLFLKEARKSFDKSSNFYVVASEVARECAGLPVALIAVARALRDEGLDGWKEAARRLKASQPPFPEDEGDVFKCIKLSYDYLKSDDSKSCFLLCCLFPEDYDIPIEYLFKYGIGKGMFQDSNLLQARATTYLVVKALKDSSLLLDARNDRCVKMHDVIRDMAISILLSEGQPVLVKAGCELKNWPPIDAHKAYSAISLMENKICKLPQELVCPNLQILLLQHNASLNDIPNSFFQCQKELGVLDLSGTGISLLPHSISFLTNLQALYLDYCKNIIDISVIGKLNKLEILSMRENTQRELPREIGRLTNLRMLDISSDSIPQSPYGYNRTIPSKVISKLHKLEELYMQCVFWDWGSKIVGDGEETNIGFDELAGLSYLSILKVCISDANCIPKTVDVEPNWVYFDIRISSRHMRDSVNLQSGHNCRTLSLDSTDTTIGTFPDWFVNAAVKNTERLCYEECRGLSNILVEYDRGRLHGLKVLSVRGCCENLKELMNAKTCVSDKPVFENLEELYLKDMDDLKQLCVGELPPGSLCSLKLLKVCKCPNLENVLLPSELLQKLPNLEELFCEASGVEYVFGCEGFEPDQTNLRKMELMDLDVVRSICNGPAPSGMFQALMELVIMYCNFQGSLFTFDVSQCLFQLETLTVFECPVLERVIEARRETLKNKKTILPKLKNLCLIDLPMLYKGGATIDFDCPSLENFYMEDCPHLSFPSSASDYFHSRNQVNGDKPKNCIPLLDINLRKVERRQRKYAAELLDMDRLLEHLQNRQTELRIMLENQDSPGVEEVE; encoded by the exons ATGGAAGAAGACAACAATAGAATTCTGCCACTTTTTTATTATGTGGATCCTACTGATGTACGATATCAGAAGAGGAGTTTCGGAGATGCTTTCACTAAGCATGAAAACTCTGGGCGACACAGATCAGAGAAGGTGCAGCAGTGGAGAGATTCTTTAAAAAAAGTGGCAAATTTCTCTGGATGGCATATACTGAATCATAA ATCTGAAAGAGAACTTTTGGATGCCATTGAGGAATCTGTGTGCAATAAATTACGACCTACTGAACTTGAGTTTAAATTGTCCATCGGAGGTTTTGAAGCATTTGCAGCAACAAAACAAGCCATTGATAAGGTCATGAATGCTCTAAAAGATGATGAGGCCACTACCATTGGAGTCTACGGAATGGGGGGCGTTGGAAAGACAGCAGTGGTGAAATATGTTGGAGCACAAGCCCAAAAAAGTAGGCTTTTTAATCAAGTGATTATGGCTGTCGTATCCCAAAACCCCGACTTGATAAAAATTCAAGAGACATTTGCAGAACTGCTGGGCTTTAAATTGGAGGAGAAGACAGAAATTGGAAGATCCATTAAATTGAAGGAGAAGATAATGAGAGGAACCGGGATCCTCATAATCTTGGATGACATTTGGAAGAGAATAGACTTTTCAAGCATAGGAATTCCAAGCCACAACGAACTTCAAAGATGCAATTCCAAAGTCCTACTGACCACCAGAAGATTGACTGTTTGTCAGATCATGGATAGCCATGCAAAAATTCATCTCAATATCTTATCAAAAGAAGATTCTTGGAGCTTATTTTTGAAGGAAGCAAGGAAATCTTTTGACAAATCTTCCAATTTCTATGTTGTAGCGAGTGAGGTGGCAAGAGAATGCGCCGGTCTACCAGTTGCCTTGATAGCAGTTGCGAGGGCCCTTCGAGATGAAGGTTTGGACGGATGGAAAGAAGCTGCTCGACGACTGAAAGCATCTCAACCTCCCTTCCCTGAAGATGAGGGAGATGTTTTCAAATGCATAAAGTTGAGTTATGATTACTTGAAATCTGATGATTCCAAATCATGCTTCTTGCTTTGCTGCCTGTTCCCAGAAGATTATGATATCCCAATTGAATACTTGTTCAAGTATGGAATTGGGAAAGGAATGTTTCAAGATTCAAACTTGCTACAGGCCCGAGCCACAACATATTTAGTGGTGAAGGCCCTTAAAGATTCTAGTTTGCTTTTGGACGCTAGAAATGACAGATGTGTAAAGATGCATGATGTCATTCGGGATATGGCAATCTCAATTTTGTTATCTGAAGGACAGCCGGTCTTGGTGAAAGCTGGCTGTGAATTGAAGAATTGGCCACCGATTGATGCACATAAAGCCTACTCTGCAATCTCACTAATGGAGAACAAAATTTGCAAGCTACCCCAAGAGTTGGTATGTCCAAATCTCCAGATTTTATTACTGCAACACAATGCTTCATTAAATGATATCCCAAACTCTTTCTTCCAATGTCAGAAAGAATTAGGAGTCTTAGATCTTAGCGGCACTGGTATTTCATTACTACCGCACTCAATCAGTTTCCTAACCAACCTTCAAGCTTTGTATTTAGATTATTGCAAGAACATAATTGACATTTCTGTAATCGGAAAACTTAACAAGCTTGAGATTCTTAGTATGAGAGAAAATACTCAGAGGGAATTGCCAAGGGAAATAGGACGATTGACCAATCTAAGGATGTTGGATATCAGTAGTGATTCTATACCCCAATCCCCATATGGATATAATCGCACAATTCCATCTAAAGTGATATCAAAGTTGCATAAATTAGAAGAACTGTACATGCAATGTGTATTTTGGGACTGGGGGAGTAAAATTGTTGGAGATGGAGAAGAAACTAATATTGGCTTTGATGAATTGGctggtttatcatatttaaGCATTTTGAAAGTTTGCATATCTGATGCAAATTGCATCCCTAAAACTGTTGATGTCGAACCGAATTGGGTTTACTTTGATATTAGAATTTCCAGCAGACATATGAGGGACAGTGTGAACTTACAATCTGGTCATAATTGTAGAACCTTAAGTCTTGATAGCACTGACACAACCATAGGAACCTTTCCGGACTGGTTTGTCAACGCTGCGGTAAAGAATACTGAGAGGCTATGTTATGAAGAATGCCGAGGGTTAAGTAACATTCTTGTTGAATATGACCGTGGTAGGTTACATGGACTGAAAGTTCTCTCTGTAAGAGGTTGCTGTGAGAACTTGAAAGAGTTGATGAACGCAAAAACATGCGTTTCTGATAAGCCTGTGTTTGAGAACTTGGAAGAGTTGTATTTGAAAGACATGGATGACCTGAAACAGTTATGTGTTGGTGAGTTACCACCTGGATCTCTCTGCAGTCTCAAATTATTGAAGGTCTGTAAGTGTCCTAACTTGGAGAATGTGCTGTTGCCATCAGAATTGTTGCAGAAACTACCAAATCTGGAAGAACTATTCTGTGAGGCAAGTGGAGTGGAATATGTGTTTGGATGTGAAGGATTTGAGCCGGATCAAACAAATCTGAGAAAGATGGAGTTGATGGATCTAGACGTAGTAAGAAGCATATGTAATGGTCCTGCTCCAAGTGGAATGTTCCAAGCTCTGATGGAATTGGTCATTATGTATTGCAATTTCCAGGGAAGCCTGTTCACATTTGATGTCTCTCAGTGTCTTTTTCAATTGGAAACCCTTACTGTATTCGAATGCCCTGTCTTGGAAAGAGTAATCGAAGCAAGGAGGGAAACattgaagaacaagaagacCATTCTTCCAAAACTGAAGAACTTATGTTTGATAGATCTTCCAATGTTGTACAAGGGAGGTGCTACTATTGATTTTGACTGTCCTTCAttggaaaacttttatatggAGGATTGCCCTCACTTGTCATTTCCGTCCTCTGCTTCTGACTACTTCCACAGCAGGAACCAAGTCAATGGTGATAAGCCTAAAAACTGTATCCCACTCCTCGATATAAA TCTTCGAAAAGTGGAAAGAAGGCAACGAAAGTATGCCGCGGAACTCCTCGACATGGACAGACTGCTAGAGCACTTGCAAAACAGGCAAACGGAACTGAGGATAATGCTAGAAAAT CAAGACAGCCCGGGGGTGGAAGAGGTAGAGTGA